TCGCCGCATCGCTGGCCACCTTCCAACGTACCGGCACCGCCCGGCTCAAGCCGCCGCTACCGTCGGCCGCATTGAACAACGGCGCAAGGCGCGTCCAGATCACGAACCCATCCGGCAAGGGGTCACCTGAAGCCACGCCCAGGGTAAAGGGATAGTCGACACCGGCACTGCGGGCGAACGGGCTCAGGATCGAAAACGCGGTGGCAACCGCCAACCCGCTCAGTATTCGACGGCGGTCGTGATTCACGCTCATCAACCGCGCTCCTTCCAGTCTTCCCGCACCTGCCCGAACACCAGCATGTCTTCATGCACCCCGTTCTTCAGAAACGCGCCGCGCATGCAGCCTTCGTAACGCAGGCCGATTTTCTGCATGACCCGCGCCGACTCCTTGTTGCGGCTGAAGCACTGACTACCGACACGATGCAGTTCCAGTTGTGCAAAACCAAAGTCCATCACTGCGGTGGCCGCTTCGGCTGCATACCCCAGATTGCGACAGTGCGCCGCCACCCAACCGCCCAGATGCCCGTAGTGATGGGCCGAAGAAACTCTGAGGCTGACAATGCCGATCAGCTCATCCGTGTCACGCAGATGCATGCCGAGGTTCAACAGACCAGTGCGGTATTTTTCTTCCAAGCCCTCAATAAACGTCAGTGCCGTTTCCAACGTGTAAGGCGACGGAATCGCTGCGGTGTTATCGGCAATCAGCGGCCCGTTGGCGAGCGTGCAAAGCGTCTCGGCCTGATCCTTTTGCAGCGCCCTCAACAGCAAACGCGGGGTAGATAAATTCGGCAGTGCAGTGCTCATGCGGGGAGACTCGCGAAATAAATTCTCCAAGAATGTACGCACACCGTGTCAGTTTCATTACGTAGCAAAATAGACCGGGCAGTCGTCTGTAAGACCCGTCCTAGAGCCTTAAAACCTTAAATTAAAGTTAACCATTCGGTCATTTTTGGTTGCTAGCGTGTCGCCCCTAATCAACTGCGGGGTAGCGGAATGAGAACTTGGGATGAACCCAAAAAGCGCAAGGCACACATCGAACTGATCCCGATGATCGACGTGATGATGTTCCTGTTGGTATTTTTTGTACTGGTGAGTTTGAACGTGATTCCGGCCCTGGGCATGAAGACTCAACTGCCGAGCGCCAGCAGTTCACAGCAGCTCAAGCCGCAGAATAAATTCATCCTGACCCTGGGCCTGGAAGGCCAGTTGCAACTCGATGGCAAGGACCTGGCGGTCGACGCGTTGGTGCCTGCACTCAAGGCCGCCGAGAAGCCCGACACCAAGTCGACGATCATCGTCAACAGCGACAAAGGCGTGGAAGTATCGCGCCTGGTCGAGGTGATGGACACCCTGCGCATGGGTGGCTTTACCTCCGTCTCCATCGCCACGAAAAAGTCCTGATCATGTATGCCTTGTTTCGTGCGCGTCGGCTGCTGGGCAGTGTCCCGGCCCTGATCGCCCTGGTGCTGATTGCACTGGGTATCCAGTCCCAACCCTTGAAGATCCAGCCTACGTACGACGAGTCGGCGGTTGAACTCGCGTTGGTCGAGCCCGAGCCGGAAGTGGTGCCAGAACCGGCGGTGGAGCAAGAGCCGCCACCGCCGGTGATCGAGGACGAAGAGGCCGAGCCGGCCCCACCACCGCCTCCACCCAAGCCCGTGCCCAAGCCATTGCCAAAACCTGAGCCCAAGCCAAAACCCGTGCCCAAGCCGGTGGCCACTAAGCCAACGCCAACGCCTGCGCCAGCCCCGGTCGCCGCCAAGCCGATGCAGGCCGTTGCCGCACCCACGCCGGCACCCGCCGCCCCGCCCGCGCCGTCGAAAGTCGACGGCCAGGCCCTGGAAGGCGGCTACCTCAAGGGTTTGCGCAACGAGTTGGACACGTACAAGCAATACCCCACCGGGCGCCAGGCGTCCCTCGAACGTCCCAGTGGCGAGGTGGTGGTTTGGTTAATGGTGGACCGCCAAGGCCGCGTCCTCGACTCCGGGATCCAGACCCCGGGGCCGAGCATGCTGCTCAACCGGGCCGCCACCAACAGCCTGCGCCGTATCAAGCAGGTGAAACCGTTCCCCGAACAAGCCTTCGGCGGACGTAACGAGCAGCGCTTCACCGCCACCTTCAACTACAGCGTGCAATAAGCACCTAACACCGGGACGACACTGATGAGGTTCACGCGCATTCATCTGGCACTTGTTGCCGCGAGTATGGGCCATGGGATGGTCATGGCCGACACGAACGACAGTGACGTCGGCACCATTGGGGTACAGGGGAAGGCCACGGCAGGTGGCGGTTACATGGTGCAGGAAGAGAGCGCCAAGGGCCGCTCGACCATCACCAAGGAAGCGCTGGATAAACAGACGGCCACTGGCAACGCGATCGACAAGCTCAAGTACACCCCGGGGCTGAACATCTCCAGCGAAGACAACACCGGCCTCTCGGGTTTCCGCTTCACCATGCGCGGCATGAACTCCGACCAGGTGGGCATGTCGGTGGACGGCATGCCGATCAACGACTCCGGCAACTACGCGCTGTACTCCAACCTGTTGGGCGACCCGGAAAACATCGACCAGATTTTCGTCACCCAAGGCTCGTCGGAAGCCGACGGCCCGCACATCGGTTCCAGCGGCGGCAACATTGGTATCGTGACCATTCGCCCCACCAAGGAAACCGGTGCCTTCGTCAAACAGGTAGCGGGCAGCAATGGCACCTTCAAGACCTTCGCACGCCTGAACACCGGCGAAGTCAACGGCTTGAGCAACTGGCTGTCGGCCTCCCACACCGAAGGCCAGATGTGGCGCGGCTCGGGTGCCGTGCGGGCGGACAAGGTGGAGTGGAACAGCTTCTTCGACGCCGGCAACGGCAACACCGCCAACCTGATTCTCAAGTACCACGAGCAGGACAACAACAGTTATAGCCAACTGACCAAGTCGCAGTTCCAGCAGTACGGCCGCAAGTACGACCCATACCCGGCAACACCGGCCGTGGGCGCCAATGGCAAGGTCAGCAGCTACTACGACCTGGCGCAGAACCCGTTCCAGACCTTCACAGCCGTGCTCAACACCCAGTACAAGTTGAGCGACAACCTGTCCCTCTCGGTGATCCCGTATTACTACTACGGCAACGGCAGCGGCGTGGGCTCCTCCGCGTACGCGCTGAACAGCGGCTCGAACAAGGGCGGCGTTTTCGACCTTGGCAACCTGCCGACGCAGGCCCAATACAACGCCGACGGCTCCTCCACCACCGGCGTCTACTACCGCCCTTCGCGCACCCAGACCTGGCGCCCAGGCATCACCACCAAGCTGAACTGGGACCTGGGCGACCACAGCCTGCAGTTCGGCTACTGGTACGAACGCGCCCGCCAAAGCCAGACCCAACCGTTCATTGCCCTCAAGAACAACGGCAAGCCAAGCGACACCTGGCCGGACGGCAATTCCGTGGTCGACGCCAACGGCAACACGGTACAGGGCCGCGACCGATACACCGTGACCCCGGCGCAAAAAGTCTGGGCCCAGGACACCTGGTATATCAACTCGGACTGGACGCTGATAGGCGGCCTGGCCTTCATGAATGTCGAGCGTGAGGGCACCAACCACGGCAGCCTCACCGAGCAACCGGGCAAGGCCAGCCAGACCTACAACAAATTGCTGCCCAACGCCGGCCTGAAATACCAGATCGACGAGCGTGACCAGTTGTTCTACAGCCTGTCGCGCAACATGCGCATTCCGCAAAACTACGTGCTGTACGACAAGGGCGTCGGCTCCCTCGACTCCAAGCCGGAACTCAGCTGGAACCAGGAACTGGGTTGGCGCTACACCGGCGAAGACAGCACCCTCGCCGCCACCCTGTTCTACATGCAGTTCAAAAATCGCCAGCTCACCTCTCTGGACAGCAACGGTGATTCGGCCGACATCAACGCCGGCACCGTCATCAACAAAGGCCTGGAGCTGGAGTGGAGCGGCAAGCTGGCGCACAACTTCAACTACTACACCTCCTACACCTACACCAGTTCCGAACAGCAGGACGACCTGACGGTGTACAGCGCCGGCAAGCCGATCGTATTGCCCACCAGCGGCAAGCAGTTCGCCAACGTGCCGAAGAACATGCTGGCAGCCAACATCGGGTATGACGACGGACGCTTCTACGGCACCTTCGGCGGCAAGTTCACCAGCAAACTCTATGGCGACCTGACCAACGATGAGGCCATCTCGGCGCGCACCATTTTCAACCTCGGCGCCGGTATCTACCTGCCGGTGGACAAGAAGGTGGTCAAGGACGCAACCCTGCGCCTGAACGTCGACAACCTGTTTGACAAGAAGTACCTGGACGGCGTGTACACCACCAAGACCAACTCGGCGAGCTACAGCGGTTTCCGCGACGGCGACCCGGCTTACATCGTTGGCCTGGACCGTACCGTCACGGTTTCCCTGGAAGCGAATTTCTAACTGCGAGGCTTACGATCATGGACATGGACCTGCTTCACCAAATCACCTTTTATGTGATGTACGCCGCGCTGGCGATTGCGATCTTCATCACCATCGAACGCGGCATTTACTTCGCCTACGTGCGTCGCCAGGCCCGCGCACTGACTGAAGTGCTCGGCGCCCACGTGCACAGCGAGCGCGACCTGCCGCAAAGCCTGACCCGCCGTGACAGCCTGCCGCTTGGCATGGTGTTGCCGATCCTGGCGCAGAAGGCTTCCCATGGTTCGCGCAAGGACCTGGACGACGAAATCGAAACCCAGTACCTCAAGACCCGTGCGCCGCTGTCCCGCAGCCTGTGGATCATCGAAACCATCACTACGGCCGCCCCATTGCTGGGCTTGCTGGGCACCATCCTCGGCATCATCGACACCTTCAAGGCCCTGGCAACCGCGGGCGTGTCCGACCCGGGGCAGATTTCCGGTGGCATCGGTACGGCCTTGTTCGCCACGGGTTTGGGTATCGCCATCGCGCTGTTCTGCGTGGTGTTCCACAACTTCTTCCAGGACAGCCTGGAGCGCATCAACGACCAACTGAAGATCCTGCTGATCCGCGCCGCAACCGGTGCCCGCGTGCAGGGTGAAGTGCCGCACCTGGTACCGACACCGCTGCAAAGCCGCACTGCGTGACCTTCCCGGGGCGGGCGCATCATGCGCCCGCCCTTTTTCTGCCCGATGAGACGCCTATGTCCATATCGCTGAAATTACGTATCGCCGGCCTTGCAGGCCTGCTCCTCAGTCCGCTTGCCCAGGCGGACTTTTCAATTCCGGGGTTTGAGTTGGTACACACCGTGCCAGTGGACACCCAACTTGGCACCGCCGATCTGCGCCAGCCCGGCCCCGTGTGGATCCAGCTGTTCGACGGCGCGAAAAGCCGCATCGACATCGGCCAGTTCTACGCGGCCGACCATCCTGGCTCGGTGATGGACAGGGTGATTGAACACCTGGAAGCCGCCGGCAAACGTGGGGTGAAAATTCGCTTCCTGCTGGAAGAAAAAGGCGTG
This genomic window from Pseudomonas sp. Bout1 contains:
- a CDS encoding GNAT family protein, which produces MSTALPNLSTPRLLLRALQKDQAETLCTLANGPLIADNTAAIPSPYTLETALTFIEGLEEKYRTGLLNLGMHLRDTDELIGIVSLRVSSAHHYGHLGGWVAAHCRNLGYAAEAATAVMDFGFAQLELHRVGSQCFSRNKESARVMQKIGLRYEGCMRGAFLKNGVHEDMLVFGQVREDWKERG
- a CDS encoding biopolymer transporter ExbD: MRTWDEPKKRKAHIELIPMIDVMMFLLVFFVLVSLNVIPALGMKTQLPSASSSQQLKPQNKFILTLGLEGQLQLDGKDLAVDALVPALKAAEKPDTKSTIIVNSDKGVEVSRLVEVMDTLRMGGFTSVSIATKKS
- a CDS encoding energy transducer TonB; the encoded protein is MYALFRARRLLGSVPALIALVLIALGIQSQPLKIQPTYDESAVELALVEPEPEVVPEPAVEQEPPPPVIEDEEAEPAPPPPPPKPVPKPLPKPEPKPKPVPKPVATKPTPTPAPAPVAAKPMQAVAAPTPAPAAPPAPSKVDGQALEGGYLKGLRNELDTYKQYPTGRQASLERPSGEVVVWLMVDRQGRVLDSGIQTPGPSMLLNRAATNSLRRIKQVKPFPEQAFGGRNEQRFTATFNYSVQ
- a CDS encoding TonB-dependent receptor is translated as MRFTRIHLALVAASMGHGMVMADTNDSDVGTIGVQGKATAGGGYMVQEESAKGRSTITKEALDKQTATGNAIDKLKYTPGLNISSEDNTGLSGFRFTMRGMNSDQVGMSVDGMPINDSGNYALYSNLLGDPENIDQIFVTQGSSEADGPHIGSSGGNIGIVTIRPTKETGAFVKQVAGSNGTFKTFARLNTGEVNGLSNWLSASHTEGQMWRGSGAVRADKVEWNSFFDAGNGNTANLILKYHEQDNNSYSQLTKSQFQQYGRKYDPYPATPAVGANGKVSSYYDLAQNPFQTFTAVLNTQYKLSDNLSLSVIPYYYYGNGSGVGSSAYALNSGSNKGGVFDLGNLPTQAQYNADGSSTTGVYYRPSRTQTWRPGITTKLNWDLGDHSLQFGYWYERARQSQTQPFIALKNNGKPSDTWPDGNSVVDANGNTVQGRDRYTVTPAQKVWAQDTWYINSDWTLIGGLAFMNVEREGTNHGSLTEQPGKASQTYNKLLPNAGLKYQIDERDQLFYSLSRNMRIPQNYVLYDKGVGSLDSKPELSWNQELGWRYTGEDSTLAATLFYMQFKNRQLTSLDSNGDSADINAGTVINKGLELEWSGKLAHNFNYYTSYTYTSSEQQDDLTVYSAGKPIVLPTSGKQFANVPKNMLAANIGYDDGRFYGTFGGKFTSKLYGDLTNDEAISARTIFNLGAGIYLPVDKKVVKDATLRLNVDNLFDKKYLDGVYTTKTNSASYSGFRDGDPAYIVGLDRTVTVSLEANF
- a CDS encoding MotA/TolQ/ExbB proton channel family protein, with the translated sequence MDMDLLHQITFYVMYAALAIAIFITIERGIYFAYVRRQARALTEVLGAHVHSERDLPQSLTRRDSLPLGMVLPILAQKASHGSRKDLDDEIETQYLKTRAPLSRSLWIIETITTAAPLLGLLGTILGIIDTFKALATAGVSDPGQISGGIGTALFATGLGIAIALFCVVFHNFFQDSLERINDQLKILLIRAATGARVQGEVPHLVPTPLQSRTA